The following proteins are encoded in a genomic region of Paenibacillus sp. FSL H3-0469:
- a CDS encoding DUF4179 domain-containing protein — MNQVKREEAELERIGRMIRETPVQIDLEERIMRRAQGGQRSGMKAEPRRLRRTGRMLRKSAGIAAAVLLLTLLIASTEWISPTLAASIKQIPGMNSIFRLAGDLGLQSADEQGLAAVPERSDTHGGLTLKVSEVMYDGIRVSLGMERQTDVKKLQQGDISGLMTDIKLSVDGEDINTYGPLGGSGGGSFGPFLLRGKDADSRIIQFTDLQNQGGRAFPDTFDLTLTVDIQGIAEPFEITLPVVKKTYRNSIAEPIVRSSTGMTFTLETLELTPITTRLTTRIERPAGQPVDAVKDFLGYDLVDDECNVLQEINGGTGWSATGGNTLLSAALFEPLKHPGGQLTVKPFRTLSINKDGVREKEYIPEFEVTVPVSVPVPLPITEK; from the coding sequence ATGAACCAAGTTAAACGGGAGGAAGCCGAACTGGAGCGGATTGGACGCATGATCCGGGAGACCCCGGTTCAGATTGATCTGGAGGAACGCATCATGCGCCGGGCGCAGGGCGGGCAACGGTCAGGCATGAAGGCAGAGCCTAGAAGGCTAAGAAGAACAGGCCGGATGCTGCGGAAAAGCGCGGGGATCGCAGCGGCTGTACTCCTGCTTACCCTGCTGATTGCAAGCACTGAATGGATCTCGCCTACGCTGGCGGCATCCATTAAGCAAATACCGGGGATGAACTCAATCTTCCGGCTTGCCGGGGATCTGGGGCTGCAGAGTGCGGATGAGCAGGGGCTCGCAGCAGTACCGGAGCGCAGCGATACCCACGGCGGGTTAACGCTCAAGGTGTCTGAGGTGATGTACGACGGAATCCGCGTATCCCTTGGGATGGAGCGCCAGACGGATGTGAAGAAGCTGCAGCAGGGCGATATCAGCGGCCTGATGACAGATATCAAGCTGTCGGTGGACGGCGAAGATATTAACACCTATGGTCCGCTTGGCGGCAGCGGCGGCGGTTCCTTTGGTCCGTTCCTGCTGCGCGGGAAGGATGCCGATTCCAGGATCATTCAGTTCACGGATCTGCAGAATCAGGGCGGGCGGGCCTTCCCGGACACCTTCGATCTGACGCTGACTGTTGATATCCAGGGCATCGCGGAGCCTTTTGAAATCACGTTGCCTGTGGTCAAGAAGACCTATCGTAACAGCATTGCGGAGCCCATTGTCCGCAGCAGCACCGGCATGACCTTCACGCTGGAGACGCTGGAGCTTACGCCGATTACTACAAGACTCACCACACGGATTGAACGGCCTGCGGGGCAGCCTGTCGATGCGGTGAAGGACTTCTTGGGCTATGATCTTGTAGATGATGAGTGCAACGTATTGCAGGAGATTAATGGGGGGACCGGCTGGAGCGCCACGGGAGGAAACACTCTGCTGTCAGCAGCCCTATTCGAACCGCTGAAGCATCCGGGCGGACAGCTTACGGTCAAGCCCTTCCGGACACTGTCCATCAACAAGGACGGAGTGCGGGAGAAGGAGTATATCCCGGAATTTGAAGTGACTGTGCCGGTATCAGTGCCAGTACCATTGCCGATCACGGAGAAGTAG
- a CDS encoding 5'-nucleotidase C-terminal domain-containing protein, with translation MVISHRMRRWLSAGLSVLMLLGLVTPAGQSAQATPDNSNIVISQVYGGGGNSGAKYKNDFIELYNPTEQPVDLTGWKVRYASAGVNGNLDTTDLFSVITGTIEAKGYFLIQQSAGTGGTVELPAPDYTGTLQMGASSGKVDLVDASNVRVDMVGFGTATSYEGSGPTGALNSTVAAVRKTSDIGPADNRSFDTDNNTTDFTVQPPDPRNSSYGQTQAVEPVTASPAANAWPAGTAISLSTSTVGASVYAAVYTDGADEEFKPYSGPILLNAPTTIKTYASVSDSVYGPVSTYDYTILEKQDIASVRPALKGQNVWTEGVVTRIDGAKMYIQDATAAIVLYGFPTFAEVGDLVEVQGTMDIYSNLQELKPAAGLEYKVITANVGVPPAKLITAADLTAANGEAHEAQLVTLEDVTVNSKDGNTVTASQGSQTFTIYSGLSQLTAGKHFDRITGVIEQFNAVYQFIPLSAESLVEELFSVTASPGAGRIIIGGSVTLSSPTAGAAVYYTLDGSEPTTSGTLYTAPIPIIADTVIKAIASSQSQTSKVYTFEYVASELPRIHDIQGESHTSEYAGQTVTDIEGIVTEYGYTFANGNYKGFFIQDPEPDDNDSTSEGIFVYSTSVSLKPDIGDHVSVSGVVSEYNEGSSSNMTSTQITLSTIHTIAKGADLPEPVVLGKGGRVIPSSIIDNDSLAEFQPSEDAMDFYESLEGMLVTLPTPTIISPYWTSGGGTSIVYNIPARVDNTEEDVITPAGGLVLRGVDNLNPQRLLIAYGDPGQQVGTGDKFNGDVTGVIGYNNGNYKVIPAFGSLPGITPSSFTQETSTITVDEEKLLVASYNIENYYPGVGATKIQKLAQSITVNLKKPDIISVVEMQDSDGEANNGTVEASAAELIQAIQTAGGPAYNYVDIAPVNNADGGAPGGNIRVGFLYNTARVKLSDSITGQKGSALQAVSYDAASDELTYNPGRIDPTNSAFANSRKPLAAQFEFNGEKVIVIANHFNSKSGDNGPFGNVQPPVLSSEVQRHKIAAVVNAFVKDVLTANPSANIVALGDLNDFQFTKTAAILKGNELDNLIEKLPLNEQYTYTYDGNSQVLDHILASKNIANSATVDVVHLNADFPESRGRVSDHDPVVAQFNLSNFDLRVLHTNDTHGHLETIAKRTTAIKQERNSHTLLLDAGDVFSGTLYSTTFKGMADVDFMNDIGYDVMTFGNHEFDQNKEHPEILKNFVEAAMFPFASSNIDFTSKNSELADKFHDDIVTIAQGDKAYNGNIYPAVIKDVYGEKVGIFGLTTEDTVGLSSPGDKISFKNHVESAKNTVAMLEAKGVNKIIAVTHLGYTVDKDLAAAVDGIDIIVGGHSHTKIDNPPEPVTNVGTGKPVLVVQTGEYGQFLGELNVTFDMNGDIVSYNGKLLEVAKYADDPAAKAKLASEYDSKLSAVRAEVVGKSNVDLYTNRTIDGKSVRVVRQEETPIGNMIADSIAEKVTELMPNFVPKADLDTIKGVVAIQNGGGIRAAIDKGDITMGEVLTTLPFNNSLVALKVTGEEIISSLENSVSGLSSDQGRFAQVSGMKYTYDSTKTPEIVDPLTGTVTQAGNRIISVEIKQADGSYLPIDPKAYYILSTNSFMAGGGDFYRALATAKADGRYYELGLPDFEVLLSYLDKHNPVTSSVEGRITDLKGATPPDKDFSLRVLHTNDTHSHLETVVKRMTAIKQERTDNSILLDAGDVFSGTLYFTKFEGLADLKFMNYIGYDAMIFGNHEFDKGLPTLRAFVNKAEFPFISSNIDFTTKDNELKDIFVNKVGGSDKSTPVEDGHIYPSIIKEVYGEKIGIFGLTTEDTVGLSSPGDNISFKDYKTSAENTVKSLQALGINKIIAVSHLGYNVDQKLAVEVAGIDVIVGGHTHTKLDAPVVFNSDTEPTLIVQTGEYGTYLGELDVNFDDNGIITTYNGKLIDTTKYAEDATAKEMLAEYDTDLAVIRQTVVGNSAVPLVYDRLIDGKLTRVVRKEETNLGNLIADGINVKAKELVSKLIPESELSSIKGFVAIQNGGGIRAGIDQGDITLGEVLTVMPFSNSLVALKVTGQEIIDALENGVSGLKDDQGRFAQVSGMRYTYDSTKPEEIITPSTNVVEQEGQRIISVEIKQADGSYTAIDPGAYYILSTNSFMAGGGDFYRSLAQAKADGRYYELYLPDYEVFTDYLKELKQVNIGTEGRITDLKGATPTPTPVPTPAPTTSPGGSNPGGTGGVTPTATPSATPAPSAGAAPQVTTFTAADLTAQFAALPAGTNELKLPLTASAGGAQAVLPGSVLVQQAAAHPDTVLTFISTGGASYSLPLSLINGTALAARLGTSDFTITVSLLQADTAILDSLNKAIAAQAGTITVAAPVIEFSISAQAGTTSVPLNSFGSTYVKRTITATGAVDAKGATGVAFDPATGKLSFVPSVFGSPADGHTEVTIKRNSNSYYTVVKSSKTFGDTTGHWAQSAIELLASKLVITGTSNTAFSPAQSITRAEFAALITRSLGLAPAASGTSFKDVSAGAWYTEAVQTAAAAGLITGYTDGSFKPGSPITRQEMAAVLSKAMKYTGKTLTADPAVLAKFRDASSIPAWSRAAVAEIASAGIIQGTPDGAFAPAKLATRAEAATMLEKTLKSLQFIN, from the coding sequence ATGGTTATTTCTCACAGGATGCGAAGATGGCTGTCTGCAGGACTATCCGTGCTGATGCTGCTCGGACTGGTAACACCTGCCGGACAAAGTGCTCAGGCAACACCGGATAATAGTAATATTGTAATCTCACAAGTCTACGGGGGCGGCGGTAACAGCGGCGCTAAATACAAAAATGATTTCATTGAATTATACAATCCTACGGAGCAGCCGGTTGATCTGACCGGATGGAAGGTGCGTTATGCCAGTGCCGGAGTCAATGGTAACCTTGATACAACAGACCTCTTCTCCGTAATAACAGGTACCATTGAAGCCAAGGGATACTTTCTGATCCAGCAATCGGCTGGTACCGGAGGTACAGTAGAATTACCAGCCCCTGATTATACAGGAACATTACAAATGGGAGCTTCCAGTGGTAAAGTCGACCTCGTAGATGCCTCCAATGTACGTGTGGATATGGTTGGCTTCGGAACTGCAACTTCTTATGAAGGCAGCGGACCTACAGGAGCGCTAAACAGTACGGTTGCTGCAGTGCGCAAAACCTCAGATATTGGCCCTGCCGATAACCGTAGCTTCGATACCGATAATAACACCACGGACTTCACCGTCCAGCCCCCTGATCCCCGCAACAGCAGCTATGGCCAGACTCAGGCTGTAGAACCGGTCACTGCCTCTCCGGCGGCAAATGCCTGGCCCGCAGGCACCGCCATCTCCCTTAGTACATCAACCGTAGGCGCATCCGTGTACGCCGCAGTCTACACAGACGGCGCTGACGAAGAATTCAAACCATACAGCGGACCCATTCTGCTAAATGCACCCACCACCATCAAGACTTATGCCTCGGTATCGGATTCAGTGTACGGCCCGGTGTCGACTTACGATTACACCATCCTTGAGAAGCAGGATATTGCTTCTGTCAGACCTGCGCTCAAGGGCCAGAATGTCTGGACTGAAGGTGTAGTTACCCGTATCGACGGCGCAAAAATGTATATTCAGGATGCAACCGCAGCCATCGTACTGTACGGCTTCCCGACATTCGCCGAGGTCGGAGATCTCGTTGAGGTTCAAGGTACTATGGATATTTACAGCAATCTGCAGGAGCTCAAGCCTGCTGCAGGACTTGAATATAAAGTTATCACTGCAAATGTAGGCGTCCCTCCAGCCAAATTGATCACCGCCGCAGACTTGACAGCTGCAAATGGTGAAGCCCATGAAGCCCAACTCGTCACTTTGGAAGATGTGACGGTTAATAGTAAAGATGGAAATACGGTCACCGCCAGTCAAGGCAGCCAGACTTTTACGATTTACTCCGGACTTTCTCAGCTGACTGCCGGGAAACATTTTGACAGGATCACTGGTGTAATCGAACAATTTAATGCTGTTTATCAATTCATTCCACTAAGTGCGGAAAGCCTGGTAGAAGAACTGTTCTCTGTTACCGCAAGTCCCGGCGCGGGCCGGATTATCATCGGCGGCTCTGTTACGCTGTCCAGTCCTACCGCAGGAGCAGCAGTCTATTACACGCTTGACGGATCAGAGCCAACAACATCCGGCACGTTGTACACCGCACCAATTCCGATAATAGCTGACACTGTGATTAAGGCGATTGCTTCATCCCAGAGCCAGACCAGTAAGGTCTATACTTTCGAATATGTAGCTTCAGAGCTTCCGCGCATCCACGATATTCAAGGAGAATCCCACACTTCTGAATATGCCGGACAGACTGTTACAGATATCGAAGGGATTGTTACTGAATATGGATACACTTTTGCAAACGGCAATTATAAAGGCTTCTTCATTCAGGACCCTGAACCTGACGATAATGACAGTACATCCGAAGGAATATTCGTATACAGCACAAGCGTCAGCCTGAAGCCCGATATCGGCGATCATGTATCCGTCTCGGGAGTTGTATCCGAATATAATGAAGGAAGCAGCAGCAACATGACTTCCACACAAATTACACTCAGCACCATCCATACAATAGCTAAGGGAGCAGACCTGCCGGAACCTGTAGTACTGGGCAAGGGCGGACGGGTTATCCCTTCTTCCATCATCGATAATGATAGCCTAGCTGAATTCCAGCCTTCTGAGGATGCCATGGATTTCTATGAGTCTCTTGAAGGTATGCTCGTTACCCTTCCTACCCCCACGATAATTAGTCCTTACTGGACAAGCGGAGGCGGTACGTCGATCGTATATAATATTCCTGCAAGAGTGGATAATACGGAAGAAGATGTCATTACACCTGCCGGAGGCCTCGTGCTACGAGGAGTAGACAATCTCAATCCGCAGCGCCTCCTGATCGCCTACGGTGATCCTGGCCAGCAGGTCGGTACAGGTGATAAATTCAATGGTGATGTTACAGGCGTTATCGGCTACAACAATGGCAACTACAAAGTTATTCCTGCCTTTGGCAGCCTGCCGGGCATCACCCCAAGCAGCTTCACACAGGAGACTTCTACCATTACTGTAGATGAAGAGAAGCTGCTGGTTGCTTCCTACAATATTGAGAACTACTATCCAGGCGTAGGTGCCACGAAGATTCAGAAGCTGGCCCAATCTATCACAGTAAATCTGAAAAAGCCGGATATCATCAGCGTTGTAGAGATGCAGGATAGCGATGGGGAAGCCAACAATGGTACCGTCGAAGCCAGTGCAGCCGAGCTGATCCAGGCCATTCAGACAGCCGGTGGTCCGGCCTACAATTATGTCGATATTGCTCCTGTAAACAACGCGGACGGCGGGGCACCAGGCGGCAACATCCGTGTGGGCTTCCTGTATAATACGGCACGAGTCAAGCTTTCGGACAGCATTACCGGACAAAAGGGCTCTGCCCTGCAAGCGGTCAGTTATGACGCAGCTTCGGATGAGCTGACCTACAATCCGGGAAGAATCGACCCGACGAACAGTGCGTTTGCGAATTCCCGCAAGCCGCTCGCAGCACAATTTGAATTTAATGGCGAGAAAGTCATTGTAATTGCCAACCACTTTAATTCAAAATCCGGTGACAACGGACCGTTCGGAAATGTTCAGCCTCCAGTGCTTTCAAGTGAAGTGCAGCGCCACAAAATTGCTGCTGTCGTGAACGCCTTTGTCAAAGATGTACTGACAGCCAATCCATCTGCCAATATTGTGGCACTCGGGGATTTGAACGATTTCCAGTTCACCAAGACCGCCGCCATTCTCAAAGGCAATGAGCTCGACAATCTGATCGAGAAATTGCCGCTGAATGAGCAATACACCTACACCTATGACGGTAACTCGCAAGTACTTGACCATATTCTGGCCAGCAAAAATATCGCGAATTCGGCAACGGTCGATGTCGTCCATCTAAACGCAGACTTTCCGGAATCCCGCGGGCGGGTATCCGACCATGATCCGGTCGTAGCCCAATTCAATCTAAGCAATTTCGATTTGCGTGTTCTGCATACCAACGACACACATGGCCACTTGGAGACAATTGCCAAACGGACCACAGCTATCAAGCAGGAACGCAATAGCCATACCCTGCTGCTTGATGCAGGCGATGTTTTCTCCGGAACGCTATATTCGACTACGTTCAAGGGAATGGCTGACGTTGATTTCATGAATGACATCGGATATGACGTGATGACCTTCGGTAACCATGAATTTGACCAGAACAAGGAACATCCAGAAATCCTCAAGAATTTTGTAGAGGCTGCAATGTTCCCGTTTGCAAGCTCCAACATTGACTTCACATCCAAGAACAGTGAACTTGCGGACAAATTCCATGATGACATTGTCACCATTGCCCAAGGGGACAAGGCTTACAACGGCAACATCTATCCGGCCGTGATCAAAGACGTCTATGGGGAGAAGGTTGGTATCTTCGGGTTGACTACTGAGGATACTGTAGGATTATCTTCACCGGGAGATAAGATCAGCTTCAAGAATCATGTAGAGAGCGCGAAGAACACTGTAGCGATGCTCGAAGCCAAAGGGGTTAATAAGATTATCGCGGTAACCCATCTGGGGTATACCGTAGACAAGGATCTCGCTGCAGCTGTCGACGGCATTGACATCATTGTCGGTGGTCATTCTCATACCAAGATCGACAACCCTCCTGAACCGGTTACCAACGTTGGTACAGGTAAACCTGTTCTGGTCGTTCAGACTGGAGAATACGGCCAGTTTCTGGGAGAACTGAATGTAACCTTTGACATGAACGGCGACATTGTATCGTACAACGGCAAGCTGCTGGAGGTGGCTAAATATGCTGACGATCCGGCGGCCAAAGCCAAGCTCGCTTCTGAATATGATTCCAAGCTTTCGGCTGTCCGCGCTGAAGTAGTAGGAAAATCCAATGTGGATCTCTATACTAACCGTACCATCGACGGCAAATCCGTTCGCGTTGTGCGGCAGGAAGAGACGCCAATCGGCAATATGATTGCTGACAGTATCGCGGAGAAAGTAACAGAACTCATGCCAAACTTTGTACCGAAGGCTGATCTTGATACCATCAAAGGTGTTGTTGCTATCCAGAACGGCGGCGGTATCCGGGCAGCCATTGACAAAGGCGACATTACCATGGGGGAAGTATTGACGACCCTCCCGTTTAACAACAGTCTGGTCGCACTGAAAGTTACCGGAGAAGAAATTATTTCTTCACTGGAGAACTCGGTCAGCGGACTCAGCTCAGATCAAGGCCGGTTCGCTCAGGTATCAGGTATGAAGTACACGTATGATTCTACCAAGACACCTGAAATTGTAGATCCATTAACAGGTACGGTAACACAAGCCGGCAATCGTATCATTTCGGTTGAGATCAAGCAGGCAGATGGTTCCTACTTGCCGATTGATCCCAAAGCCTACTATATCCTGTCCACGAATTCCTTCATGGCAGGCGGCGGCGACTTCTACCGTGCACTTGCCACAGCCAAGGCAGATGGGCGTTATTATGAACTTGGTCTTCCGGACTTCGAAGTTCTGTTGTCCTACCTGGACAAACATAATCCGGTGACTTCCAGTGTAGAAGGCCGGATTACGGACCTCAAGGGTGCAACACCTCCAGATAAGGACTTCTCTCTGAGAGTCCTGCACACTAATGATACTCACAGTCATCTGGAAACAGTGGTTAAACGGATGACGGCAATTAAGCAGGAGCGTACCGATAATTCCATCCTGCTCGATGCAGGAGATGTATTCTCCGGCACCCTTTACTTCACTAAGTTCGAAGGGCTCGCCGATCTGAAGTTCATGAATTACATCGGATACGATGCCATGATTTTCGGGAACCACGAATTCGACAAAGGACTTCCAACACTAAGAGCCTTTGTTAACAAAGCTGAATTCCCGTTTATCAGCTCCAACATTGACTTTACTACCAAAGACAATGAGCTGAAGGATATCTTTGTAAATAAGGTCGGAGGATCAGATAAGTCTACTCCGGTAGAAGACGGTCATATCTACCCTTCCATCATCAAGGAAGTATATGGCGAGAAGATCGGAATCTTCGGGCTGACTACCGAGGATACGGTGGGTCTGTCCTCACCAGGCGACAATATCTCCTTTAAAGATTACAAGACCAGCGCCGAGAACACAGTCAAATCATTGCAGGCACTGGGCATTAACAAAATTATTGCTGTATCTCATTTGGGCTACAACGTTGACCAGAAGCTGGCGGTAGAGGTTGCAGGCATCGATGTTATCGTCGGCGGCCACACCCATACCAAGCTTGATGCTCCTGTGGTCTTCAATTCAGACACCGAGCCTACACTGATAGTACAGACCGGTGAATACGGCACGTACCTCGGCGAACTCGATGTTAATTTCGACGATAACGGCATCATTACTACCTACAACGGTAAGCTAATCGACACAACGAAGTATGCCGAAGATGCTACGGCCAAAGAAATGCTTGCTGAGTATGACACCGATCTGGCCGTAATTCGCCAGACTGTGGTTGGCAATTCTGCTGTCCCTCTGGTCTACGACCGGTTAATCGACGGCAAACTTACCCGTGTGGTCCGTAAGGAAGAGACCAATCTCGGCAACCTGATTGCTGACGGCATCAATGTTAAAGCCAAGGAGCTGGTTAGCAAGCTAATCCCAGAGTCTGAGCTTTCCTCCATCAAGGGCTTCGTAGCCATTCAGAACGGCGGGGGTATCCGTGCCGGTATTGACCAAGGGGATATTACCCTCGGTGAAGTGCTGACGGTAATGCCATTCTCCAACAGTCTGGTTGCCCTGAAGGTGACTGGACAGGAAATTATCGATGCTTTGGAGAATGGTGTTAGCGGGCTGAAAGACGACCAGGGCCGTTTCGCTCAGGTCTCAGGGATGCGATACACTTATGATTCCACTAAGCCTGAGGAAATCATAACCCCGTCGACAAATGTTGTAGAGCAGGAAGGTCAGCGCATTATCTCTGTAGAAATCAAGCAGGCCGATGGCAGCTACACCGCCATTGATCCTGGTGCGTACTACATTCTGTCTACCAACTCTTTCATGGCTGGCGGTGGTGACTTCTACCGCTCATTGGCCCAGGCCAAAGCAGACGGACGTTATTATGAGTTGTATTTGCCAGACTATGAGGTATTTACCGATTATCTGAAAGAACTCAAACAGGTGAATATTGGTACGGAAGGCCGCATCACCGATCTCAAAGGCGCGACACCAACACCGACACCAGTGCCGACTCCAGCACCAACCACCAGTCCGGGCGGATCTAATCCAGGTGGAACCGGGGGAGTGACTCCTACGGCAACGCCATCGGCCACCCCTGCTCCAAGCGCAGGAGCAGCGCCGCAGGTTACCACATTCACTGCAGCGGATCTCACCGCTCAGTTTGCAGCCTTGCCTGCCGGTACTAATGAGCTGAAGCTCCCGCTCACGGCTTCAGCTGGCGGCGCGCAGGCTGTACTGCCAGGCAGTGTGCTGGTGCAGCAGGCGGCGGCACATCCGGACACAGTGTTGACCTTCATCTCTACCGGCGGTGCTTCCTATTCCCTGCCGCTAAGTCTAATTAACGGAACGGCTCTGGCCGCCCGGCTTGGCACCAGTGATTTCACAATTACGGTCTCATTGCTTCAGGCAGATACCGCTATACTGGACAGCCTGAACAAGGCCATCGCCGCGCAGGCAGGTACGATCACTGTTGCTGCGCCCGTCATTGAATTCAGCATCAGTGCCCAGGCAGGTACCACCAGCGTTCCGCTGAACAGCTTCGGCAGCACTTATGTGAAGCGGACAATCACGGCCACTGGTGCAGTTGATGCCAAGGGTGCGACTGGTGTCGCCTTTGACCCGGCCACAGGTAAGCTATCCTTCGTGCCCTCCGTCTTTGGTAGTCCGGCAGACGGACATACGGAAGTAACGATTAAGCGCAACAGCAACAGCTATTATACTGTGGTGAAGTCGTCCAAGACCTTCGGTGACACTACCGGGCACTGGGCACAATCCGCCATTGAATTGCTGGCCTCGAAGCTGGTGATTACCGGCACCAGCAATACTGCTTTCTCGCCTGCACAGTCCATAACACGGGCAGAGTTCGCGGCACTGATCACCCGTTCCCTGGGCCTTGCCCCGGCAGCTTCTGGAACCTCCTTCAAGGATGTTAGCGCAGGTGCCTGGTATACAGAGGCCGTACAGACAGCCGCTGCCGCAGGTCTGATTACCGGATACACAGACGGCAGCTTCAAGCCAGGCAGTCCGATTACCCGGCAGGAGATGGCAGCCGTTCTGTCCAAAGCCATGAAATACACCGGCAAGACCCTGACGGCAGATCCGGCTGTGCTGGCTAAGTTCCGTGATGCCTCAAGCATCCCGGCCTGGTCCAGAGCAGCGGTAGCGGAGATCGCCTCAGCAGGCATCATTCAGGGAACCCCTGATGGTGCGTTCGCTCCGGCGAAGCTGGCTACCCGTGCGGAAGCGGCTACGATGCTGGAGAAGACCTTGAAGTCGCTGCAATTCATTAACTAA
- the serS gene encoding serine--tRNA ligase has product MLDMNWIRENEDIVRKTAEWKRLEFPLEELLEWDDRRRLARRETEQRRAERNALTKEVERLLRGGDVSGGELAKEQVRVINGQLTLLEAELLEAERRCGELLLLAPNPVSADTPIGPDDSANVELRLHGAPPVFGFRARDHVELGELHDLMDLPRGVKAGGPRSYVLKGAGLLLHLAVQRLALDVLMQRGFTAMDVPVIVRPEALERTGFFPGGRDQTYELTGEKRWLAGTSEVSLVSLYSDEILELAQPLRLAGMSACFRREVGSAGRDVRGLYRVHQFSKIEQVVMCKNDPAESEQMLQEILGNAEHILQLLELPYRVVAVCSGDMAMKTHKQYDIETWMPGREAYGETHSASNLLDFQARRSGIRYRDEDGRLQYCHTLNNTAVATPRILIPLLENHQQEDGSIYIPQALRPYMGGVERIEAK; this is encoded by the coding sequence ATGTTGGATATGAATTGGATCAGGGAGAATGAGGACATTGTACGGAAGACTGCCGAATGGAAAAGATTGGAGTTCCCCCTGGAGGAACTTCTGGAGTGGGATGACCGGCGGCGGCTGGCCCGCCGGGAGACCGAGCAGCGCCGGGCGGAGCGCAACGCGCTGACGAAGGAAGTGGAGCGCCTGCTGCGCGGGGGCGACGTTTCGGGGGGCGAGCTGGCCAAGGAGCAGGTGCGGGTGATCAACGGCCAGCTGACTCTGCTGGAGGCGGAGCTGCTGGAGGCAGAACGCCGCTGCGGAGAGCTGCTGCTGCTCGCGCCGAATCCCGTGTCGGCGGATACGCCGATCGGACCGGATGACAGCGCGAATGTGGAGCTGCGGCTGCATGGCGCGCCGCCGGTCTTCGGCTTCCGCGCACGGGACCATGTCGAGCTCGGAGAGCTGCACGACCTTATGGACCTTCCGCGCGGCGTCAAGGCAGGCGGGCCCCGCAGCTATGTGCTGAAGGGGGCCGGACTGCTGCTGCACCTTGCTGTGCAGCGGCTGGCGCTGGATGTGCTGATGCAGCGCGGCTTCACCGCGATGGACGTCCCCGTGATCGTCCGGCCGGAGGCGCTGGAGCGGACCGGGTTCTTCCCCGGCGGCCGGGATCAGACCTACGAGCTGACCGGCGAGAAGCGCTGGCTGGCCGGGACCTCGGAGGTGTCGCTGGTCTCACTGTACAGCGATGAGATTCTGGAGCTGGCTCAGCCGCTGCGGCTGGCCGGGATGTCGGCCTGCTTCCGCCGCGAGGTGGGTTCGGCAGGCCGCGATGTGCGCGGGCTGTACCGGGTCCACCAGTTCTCGAAAATCGAGCAGGTGGTCATGTGCAAGAACGATCCGGCAGAATCGGAGCAGATGCTCCAGGAGATTCTCGGCAATGCCGAGCATATTCTCCAGCTGCTGGAGCTGCCTTACCGGGTAGTCGCCGTCTGTAGCGGAGACATGGCGATGAAGACCCACAAGCAGTACGACATCGAGACCTGGATGCCGGGCAGAGAAGCTTACGGAGAGACCCACTCGGCCTCCAATCTGCTCGACTTCCAGGCCCGCCGCTCGGGCATCCGCTACCGTGATGAAGACGGGCGGCTGCAATACTGCCATACCCTGAACAACACAGCGGTAGCTACGCCCCGCATTTTGATCCCACTGCTGGAGAACCACCAGCAGGAGGACGGCTCGATCTATATTCCGCAGGCGCTGCGGCCTTATATGGGCGGCGTGGAGCGGATCGAAGCCAAGTGA
- the ssuE gene encoding NADPH-dependent FMN reductase — translation MAKIVVINGTPSLVSRINAVIEYAESALQERGYEVERINVAELPAEDLIHTKFESEAIVKANGLVAEADAVIVVSPVYKASYTGVLKTFLDLVPQKGLAGKIVLPLFMGGSLAHLLAIDYALKPVLSVLGARYILGGVYAVDSQAVRNDQGVVELAEELKLRLDSVLEELAEETEHKVGRKAGSSGAAE, via the coding sequence ATGGCCAAAATAGTCGTAATTAACGGAACACCCTCCCTGGTCTCACGGATCAATGCCGTGATTGAATATGCAGAGAGTGCCCTGCAGGAGCGCGGGTATGAAGTGGAGCGGATCAATGTGGCAGAGCTTCCGGCGGAGGATCTGATTCACACCAAGTTCGAGAGTGAAGCTATCGTCAAGGCGAACGGGCTCGTGGCGGAAGCCGACGCGGTAATTGTAGTCAGTCCGGTGTACAAGGCGTCTTATACGGGAGTGCTCAAGACCTTCCTGGATCTGGTGCCGCAAAAAGGGCTGGCAGGCAAAATCGTGCTGCCGCTCTTCATGGGCGGAAGTCTCGCGCATCTGCTGGCGATCGACTATGCGTTGAAGCCGGTACTGTCCGTGCTTGGTGCCCGCTACATTCTTGGCGGCGTCTACGCCGTAGACTCCCAGGCGGTGCGAAATGACCAGGGTGTAGTTGAACTGGCGGAAGAGCTGAAGCTCCGCCTGGACAGTGTGCTGGAAGAGCTGGCGGAAGAGACGGAGCATAAGGTGGGGCGCAAGGCAGGGTCATCTGGAGCTGCGGAATAA